A stretch of the Fibrobacter succinogenes genome encodes the following:
- a CDS encoding DUF4054 domain-containing protein translates to MSVNPLSVEQYIQAVAPALMQDPSLNVFIEMAKERTDREFYGVKYNHAVALMAAHIAFLLGSGTLGAGSGNAEGGSTGSITSKREGDLSVSYGSGAVSASAGNLGDAELSQTRWGLMLISLRKGCKPFFGVCGSRGCR, encoded by the coding sequence ATGAGCGTAAATCCTTTGTCTGTTGAACAGTATATCCAGGCCGTGGCTCCTGCATTGATGCAGGACCCGTCTTTGAACGTGTTTATCGAGATGGCGAAGGAACGCACCGACCGTGAATTTTACGGCGTTAAGTACAACCACGCCGTAGCGCTCATGGCTGCCCATATTGCTTTCCTATTGGGTTCTGGAACTCTTGGGGCTGGATCCGGTAATGCCGAGGGCGGCTCCACGGGCTCCATTACTTCCAAGCGTGAAGGCGATTTGTCCGTTTCTTATGGCTCCGGTGCCGTTTCCGCTTCTGCAGGTAATCTTGGCGATGCGGAACTTTCGCAGACCCGCTGGGGCCTAATGCTCATTTCGTTACGCAAGGGTTGCAAGCCGTTCTTTGGCGTTTGCGGCTCAAGGGGCTGCAGATAA
- a CDS encoding phage tail assembly chaperone — MLSPITKDISDYSVHFRPLPATKAFVLAKRVGAFALPVLKSIDLSNLGGEIDLNKIIDGISNALASLPDDEAVDIIVDSLRGSTITATGQAPVEITDRAQVDALFAGDLETMYQIVFEAWKYNKLAPFKLAARFGLQTKVTDTSSEAAGTETKRGPRLAMSGVSPMK, encoded by the coding sequence ATGCTCTCCCCGATTACTAAGGACATTTCCGACTACTCCGTCCATTTCAGACCGCTTCCGGCAACAAAGGCTTTCGTTCTTGCAAAGAGGGTGGGCGCCTTTGCGCTTCCCGTCTTGAAGTCTATCGACCTCTCGAACCTTGGTGGCGAAATCGACTTAAACAAGATAATCGACGGAATTTCGAACGCGCTTGCATCGTTGCCCGATGACGAGGCCGTTGACATCATCGTTGACAGCCTTCGCGGTTCCACTATCACGGCGACCGGACAGGCCCCGGTCGAGATTACAGACAGGGCACAAGTCGATGCGCTTTTTGCAGGCGACCTTGAAACCATGTACCAGATTGTTTTTGAGGCGTGGAAATACAACAAGCTCGCCCCTTTCAAGTTGGCGGCTCGCTTTGGTCTGCAAACGAAAGTAACAGATACCTCAAGCGAAGCCGCAGGCACAGAGACGAAACGTGGGCCGCGATTGGCAATGTCGGGAGTCTCGCCGATGAAGTAG
- a CDS encoding phage minor head protein, giving the protein MTRAKLRRLKARTWKYPLALERQYTSSISSFLQKRWKAYAAVAVPMMVPREDALEDLEPEPGTNGPAIGGIVNIARTVDKFNKKELQAFKEIAIGEAFAEDEPWVKNVIDSWSREQVSLITKASQDMLDTVARRIREGVKSGKSARQVTAMINADLPGISYRRARIIARDQTAKLNSALTQGRMADAGIETYIWSTSEDERVRGNPTGLYPKALPSHYAMNGKVCRWDDPTVWLENGEWVKRAGDAPYLHPGMDIMCRCVAIPNWDELEGVGASELPEPEPVDVEPPKVDVTEDQGLFQNEKTFVDNLSSRFNVDEIETEQLDSAFSMIKRMPIDAQKAYEMVLTRFVADISNGGKAEFNTDSKKILLFAKAKGNDLVHEAGHAIDNMIGTKYGRDFASAVKRGKFGNRNLGEIVKDEFVSPILESAKAYRLEALRDAAKKITPEVFEIIKKNSEQYIQANKILFAISDMDVDRDVKVFILSLFNSDAGDDVIKSLAAGNTKKSIEHLAVALNNPDYGQFFSMVDSMTRPMRELKELAKGSRSINSISDMFEAATGIPGIFDDFGHGFGYWAFSPDRKSGEAFAEILEMIGSDEKGTRKILDKYLPTARDFVLDLIKETR; this is encoded by the coding sequence ATGACGCGAGCAAAGTTGCGCCGTTTGAAGGCGCGAACGTGGAAATATCCGCTTGCCCTTGAACGGCAATACACTTCGTCCATTTCAAGCTTCCTGCAGAAGCGGTGGAAGGCTTACGCCGCCGTTGCTGTACCGATGATGGTTCCGCGAGAAGATGCGCTTGAAGATTTGGAGCCGGAGCCGGGAACGAACGGCCCAGCCATCGGCGGTATCGTCAATATCGCAAGGACTGTTGACAAGTTCAACAAGAAAGAACTGCAGGCGTTCAAGGAAATAGCCATCGGGGAGGCGTTCGCTGAAGATGAACCGTGGGTGAAAAACGTTATAGACTCATGGTCTCGCGAACAGGTATCGCTTATAACGAAGGCTTCGCAGGACATGCTGGACACCGTAGCCCGCCGCATACGCGAAGGCGTTAAGTCTGGCAAGAGCGCAAGGCAGGTGACCGCCATGATAAATGCGGACCTTCCGGGAATTAGCTACCGCCGAGCCCGCATCATTGCACGTGACCAGACCGCAAAGCTGAACTCCGCGCTTACGCAGGGCCGAATGGCTGACGCCGGAATAGAGACCTACATTTGGAGCACGTCCGAGGACGAGCGAGTAAGGGGCAATCCTACAGGCCTTTATCCTAAAGCGTTGCCGAGCCATTATGCGATGAACGGCAAAGTTTGCCGCTGGGACGATCCGACCGTATGGCTTGAGAACGGCGAGTGGGTGAAGCGTGCCGGCGATGCGCCGTATCTTCACCCCGGAATGGACATAATGTGCCGTTGCGTGGCTATACCTAACTGGGATGAGCTTGAGGGCGTCGGTGCAAGCGAATTGCCGGAACCGGAGCCTGTGGATGTTGAGCCGCCAAAAGTCGATGTGACCGAAGACCAAGGACTTTTTCAAAATGAGAAAACTTTTGTCGATAATTTGAGCTCTAGGTTCAATGTTGATGAAATAGAAACTGAACAGCTTGATAGCGCTTTTTCAATGATTAAGCGAATGCCAATAGATGCTCAAAAGGCATATGAAATGGTATTGACTCGATTTGTCGCGGACATTTCAAATGGCGGGAAGGCAGAATTTAACACAGATTCAAAGAAAATTTTGTTATTCGCAAAAGCAAAAGGAAACGACCTTGTTCATGAAGCCGGTCATGCAATAGACAACATGATAGGTACAAAGTATGGACGTGATTTTGCATCTGCGGTAAAACGCGGAAAATTCGGAAACCGAAACCTTGGTGAAATTGTCAAGGACGAATTCGTATCCCCGATTTTGGAAAGTGCAAAAGCATATAGGCTTGAGGCCTTGCGCGATGCAGCCAAGAAAATCACGCCAGAAGTTTTCGAAATAATAAAAAAGAATTCCGAACAATATATTCAAGCGAATAAAATACTTTTTGCCATTTCTGACATGGATGTAGATCGAGATGTGAAAGTATTTATTTTGTCTCTATTTAATTCGGATGCAGGGGATGATGTAATAAAATCTTTGGCCGCAGGGAATACAAAAAAGTCAATAGAACATCTTGCCGTTGCGTTGAACAATCCAGATTATGGGCAATTCTTTAGTATGGTAGACTCAATGACAAGACCTATGCGCGAATTAAAGGAACTCGCCAAAGGGTCAAGAAGCATCAACTCCATTTCCGACATGTTCGAGGCTGCGACTGGTATTCCTGGAATTTTTGATGACTTCGGACATGGCTTTGGATATTGGGCGTTTAGCCCCGATCGAAAATCTGGCGAGGCGTTCGCTGAAATTCTCGAAATGATAGGTAGCGATGAAAAAGGGACAAGGAAAATTCTTGACAAGTACCTTCCGACGGCACGCGACTTTGTATTAGATTTGATAAAGGAGACAAGATAA
- a CDS encoding DUF2213 domain-containing protein: MNKNKDSLQVSQSRLDWYQDAIDYETNPAEKTAEGFLIARAPVTSIGVFSYRNPDGSERRELRLPEEVFAEESLASLKMKPLTLLHPDEKVTPENVGKLSVGSVGSDVTSDSYRVYVSLSATKKDAVDAVENGSARSLSCGYDCDIEWTSGTWMGMKYDCIQRKIRYNHVALVPVPRAGDGNAIRMDSAGTPTLPDMNKHENNTNQEDKMDKIHLDGADYQAEPQVIAAYNKAVDRADGLEKELEKARNDAKEQLDKLTAAKSTVEAERDSLKERLDAMENEMPGKIEKAIKDRLELVGKATAAGVEVKADMADADIKKAVISKVFPSANLDGKDDAYIAARFDYACELSATKGDEKSRKDAADIPSANHELSAQDQLDAAKKRYNERMDGAWKDEPKNKEA; this comes from the coding sequence ATGAACAAGAATAAAGACTCTTTGCAGGTGTCCCAAAGCCGCCTAGACTGGTACCAGGACGCCATCGATTACGAGACGAACCCGGCTGAAAAGACCGCCGAGGGATTCTTGATTGCCCGTGCTCCGGTGACTTCCATCGGTGTTTTTTCTTACAGAAACCCGGACGGCTCCGAACGCCGCGAGCTTCGCCTTCCCGAAGAAGTCTTTGCCGAAGAAAGCCTTGCGTCGTTAAAGATGAAGCCGCTCACGCTTCTTCACCCAGACGAAAAGGTTACGCCCGAAAACGTCGGCAAGTTGTCCGTCGGTTCTGTAGGCTCCGACGTGACATCCGATTCATACAGAGTTTATGTGTCTTTGAGCGCGACGAAAAAAGACGCCGTTGACGCCGTTGAAAACGGTTCCGCGCGTTCACTTTCTTGCGGCTATGATTGCGACATCGAATGGACTAGCGGTACGTGGATGGGCATGAAATATGACTGCATCCAGCGCAAGATCCGCTACAATCACGTCGCTCTGGTCCCGGTTCCGCGAGCTGGCGACGGAAACGCTATCCGCATGGATTCCGCAGGAACTCCGACTCTCCCCGACATGAACAAGCACGAAAATAACACGAACCAAGAGGACAAGATGGACAAGATTCACCTTGACGGGGCTGATTATCAGGCGGAGCCCCAGGTAATTGCCGCCTATAACAAGGCCGTGGACCGCGCCGACGGGCTTGAAAAGGAACTCGAAAAGGCGCGTAATGACGCCAAGGAACAGCTCGACAAGCTTACCGCCGCAAAGTCCACCGTAGAAGCCGAACGCGACTCCCTCAAGGAACGCCTCGACGCAATGGAAAATGAAATGCCGGGCAAGATTGAAAAGGCAATCAAGGACCGTCTTGAACTTGTTGGCAAGGCTACCGCCGCAGGCGTTGAAGTCAAGGCCGACATGGCCGATGCCGACATCAAGAAGGCTGTCATTTCCAAGGTATTCCCGTCCGCAAATCTTGATGGCAAGGATGATGCCTACATCGCAGCGCGTTTCGATTACGCTTGCGAACTTAGCGCCACCAAGGGAGACGAAAAGAGCCGCAAGGACGCAGCGGACATTCCGTCTGCAAATCACGAACTTTCCGCCCAGGATCAACTCGATGCCGCCAAGAAGCGTTACAACGAACGCATGGACGGCGCCTGGAAGGATGAACCCAAGAACAAGGAGGCCTAA
- a CDS encoding DUF3383 family protein — protein sequence MALKDIVEVNITRQTTSVAVAAFNVPLILSQFATNKTTTAFTRARVYGSVAEMASDGWTSSDAVYKIANAIFSQNPSVNKIVVGRKDSNDATIDAALNAIANENNDWYGIVVDQSLVSSFADVASWVETAKKFATFWITDVNAYDPSKSTDLASVLKLANRNRSAVVWHATPAGGADYPDAAWMGEGFPYEPGTSTWAYKTLNGVTPDTLLASQETALKNKNCNYYMTVGGVSITQEGKVASGEYIDIIIGTDWIEARLREAVYSALVNNRKIPYDDTGIAMIEGLVKGVLNEAASKGILQADSIAVTVPKYEDIPQADKLARKLPDVKFSALYQGAIHSVTINGTISV from the coding sequence ATGGCACTAAAAGACATCGTAGAAGTGAACATCACAAGGCAGACAACCTCTGTCGCGGTTGCGGCCTTCAATGTCCCGCTTATTCTTTCCCAATTCGCTACGAACAAGACCACCACGGCGTTTACACGCGCCCGCGTCTATGGCAGCGTTGCAGAAATGGCAAGCGACGGATGGACAAGTTCCGACGCAGTTTACAAGATCGCAAACGCCATCTTTTCGCAGAACCCGAGCGTAAACAAGATTGTCGTGGGCCGCAAGGACTCGAACGACGCAACAATCGATGCCGCGCTCAACGCAATCGCAAACGAGAACAACGACTGGTACGGTATTGTTGTTGACCAGTCATTGGTCTCCAGCTTCGCTGACGTTGCTTCCTGGGTCGAAACGGCAAAGAAGTTCGCTACCTTCTGGATTACGGACGTGAACGCATACGACCCGAGCAAATCTACGGACTTGGCATCCGTCCTCAAGCTCGCCAATCGCAACCGTTCCGCTGTCGTTTGGCACGCAACTCCGGCTGGTGGCGCAGACTATCCCGATGCCGCTTGGATGGGCGAAGGATTCCCGTATGAACCTGGTACATCTACATGGGCGTACAAGACGCTCAACGGCGTTACTCCCGATACGCTTCTTGCAAGCCAGGAAACCGCGCTCAAGAACAAGAACTGCAACTACTACATGACCGTCGGCGGCGTGTCCATCACGCAGGAAGGCAAGGTTGCAAGCGGCGAATACATCGACATCATCATCGGTACGGATTGGATCGAAGCCCGTCTCCGTGAAGCTGTATATTCCGCACTTGTGAACAACCGCAAGATTCCGTATGACGACACGGGCATCGCCATGATTGAAGGTCTTGTCAAGGGAGTCCTCAACGAAGCCGCAAGCAAGGGCATCTTGCAGGCGGATTCAATCGCCGTTACCGTTCCGAAGTACGAGGACATCCCGCAAGCAGACAAACTTGCAAGAAAGTTGCCCGATGTCAAGTTCTCTGCACTCTATCAGGGCGCAATCCACAGCGTAACAATCAACGGCACGATTTCCGTGTAA
- a CDS encoding SpoVG family protein: MVNENNFFDCLAVTNVQVFPFKEGTNMGKMKALATIVLNDQIQIRGLRVMDGEYGLYVGYPVDPYTKGEDFRSLVMPITRQLREHIENCVLEKYQAAIA; the protein is encoded by the coding sequence ATGGTAAACGAAAACAATTTCTTCGACTGCCTGGCGGTAACCAACGTCCAGGTGTTCCCCTTCAAGGAAGGGACAAACATGGGCAAAATGAAGGCCCTCGCCACGATCGTACTCAACGACCAGATACAGATTCGCGGGCTTCGCGTGATGGATGGTGAATACGGCCTCTACGTTGGCTATCCAGTTGACCCGTACACCAAGGGCGAAGATTTCCGCTCGCTGGTGATGCCGATTACACGACAGCTCCGGGAGCACATCGAGAACTGCGTTCTGGAAAAATACCAAGCCGCTATAGCCTAG
- a CDS encoding phosphoadenosine phosphosulfate reductase family protein, with protein sequence MATDLLKCFRTFRDDPRKVSFSLSCGKDSAVMLDLASKFLDLSKHRFFYMSFYQEVLPYKRKYLCALERKYGITIDIHENPVRYGLKQSELFRKIMEQDGTQLIGIGYKIYDSLQRRAILNCSEENGIAINFPFFAPLRDWKNRQVMAYAKSHRLALSPEYSFDGVNSEFDEFCGMRAVVLRHMISEEDYQCAIRQDPRVEVDYERFKNDPECIALTKGADR encoded by the coding sequence ATGGCTACAGACCTTCTAAAGTGCTTCAGGACTTTTCGCGACGATCCGCGGAAAGTCTCTTTTTCCTTGTCTTGCGGCAAGGATTCCGCCGTAATGCTCGACCTGGCATCGAAGTTCCTGGACCTGTCGAAGCACAGGTTCTTTTACATGAGCTTCTATCAGGAAGTTCTTCCGTACAAAAGAAAGTATCTTTGCGCTCTCGAACGTAAGTACGGCATAACAATCGACATTCATGAAAACCCCGTCAGGTATGGGCTCAAGCAGTCCGAACTTTTCCGCAAGATCATGGAGCAGGACGGTACGCAGCTAATCGGCATCGGTTACAAGATTTACGACTCGCTCCAGCGCCGCGCAATTCTGAATTGTTCAGAGGAAAACGGCATCGCCATTAATTTCCCGTTCTTCGCTCCGCTTAGGGACTGGAAGAACAGGCAGGTCATGGCTTACGCAAAATCACACAGGCTCGCACTGTCGCCTGAATACTCTTTCGATGGCGTAAATAGCGAGTTTGACGAGTTCTGCGGGATGCGTGCCGTCGTACTTCGGCACATGATAAGCGAAGAAGACTATCAGTGCGCCATAAGGCAGGACCCTAGAGTAGAGGTGGACTATGAAAGATTCAAGAACGACCCAGAGTGCATCGCGCTTACAAAAGGCGCAGACCGTTAA
- a CDS encoding DUF1073 domain-containing protein has translation MKNLSSLFRLDAWKNVLAGIGSRKDKSALPVDSVPGFPRMVDVQLEALYYTDGRIKNAVNIIAEKMMQNGFEVEGDDGSLFKAFGNLNGPEAFTEALKWTRIFGGAIIVLDVAGSGEWDTPWDPSKGGKIRELRVYPRTRVELGMMEAVKMPESLYFEKYERYILRSASGTFFTVHASRCIIFKSVTKVDAAFPGWLDYERFWGLSAIYEGLEDAHHFGTTVQGISHLVKECSIVKYKMSNLEQLVAENNYKAIETRMEAIDEQKSIINGVMLGEGEDCTRENFSFAGLPEIWDRQAMSVAGSYRIPVTLLFGRSAAGMNATGQGDDDNFNSYIAGLQQTQVLPQLLQLMGILNAGLKAVDVSDGPLTINFNPLSKRDQKTDAETREIQSRTDKNYMDAGVLSQEEVRKNRFVGGYALDTSVEDEVPPSFSLEGEGGKGE, from the coding sequence ATGAAAAACTTATCAAGCCTATTCCGACTGGATGCGTGGAAGAACGTTCTTGCAGGCATCGGCTCTCGAAAGGACAAGTCCGCACTTCCCGTTGACTCCGTGCCCGGTTTCCCGCGCATGGTAGACGTGCAGCTTGAAGCGCTCTACTATACCGACGGGCGCATCAAGAACGCCGTGAACATCATAGCCGAGAAGATGATGCAGAACGGCTTCGAGGTGGAAGGCGACGACGGCAGTCTCTTCAAGGCCTTCGGCAACCTTAACGGACCGGAGGCTTTCACCGAGGCGCTGAAATGGACCAGAATTTTTGGCGGTGCCATAATCGTACTCGATGTGGCAGGATCCGGTGAATGGGATACGCCGTGGGACCCGTCCAAGGGCGGAAAGATACGAGAACTCCGCGTCTATCCGCGCACCCGCGTTGAACTCGGCATGATGGAAGCGGTCAAGATGCCCGAATCGCTCTACTTCGAGAAGTACGAACGCTATATCCTGCGATCCGCATCGGGAACTTTCTTTACAGTCCACGCATCGCGCTGCATCATTTTCAAGTCTGTAACGAAAGTGGATGCCGCATTCCCAGGCTGGCTCGATTACGAGCGCTTCTGGGGTCTTTCGGCTATTTACGAAGGCCTTGAGGACGCCCACCACTTCGGAACGACCGTACAGGGAATTTCGCATCTCGTCAAGGAATGCTCCATCGTCAAGTACAAGATGTCCAACCTCGAACAGCTTGTTGCCGAGAACAACTACAAGGCAATCGAGACACGCATGGAGGCCATCGACGAACAGAAGAGCATCATCAACGGCGTAATGCTTGGCGAGGGCGAAGACTGCACCCGCGAGAATTTCTCCTTTGCCGGGTTGCCAGAAATTTGGGACCGTCAGGCGATGAGCGTTGCTGGCTCCTACCGCATCCCGGTAACGTTGCTGTTCGGCCGTTCCGCCGCGGGCATGAACGCCACGGGTCAGGGCGACGACGACAACTTCAATTCATACATAGCGGGGCTACAGCAGACCCAGGTATTGCCACAGCTTCTGCAACTCATGGGAATCTTGAACGCCGGCCTAAAGGCGGTCGATGTCTCGGACGGACCGCTTACAATCAATTTCAACCCGCTCTCGAAGCGCGACCAGAAGACAGACGCCGAGACGAGGGAAATTCAGAGCCGTACAGACAAGAACTACATGGACGCTGGTGTATTGAGCCAGGAGGAAGTGAGGAAGAACCGCTTTGTCGGCGGCTATGCGCTTGACACAAGCGTAGAAGATGAAGTTCCTCCGTCTTTCAGCCTTGAAGGCGAAGGCGGTAAGGGGGAATAG
- a CDS encoding DUF2184 domain-containing protein → MPEQNMRLDANEQVFFDNQLALVKSRTYDVQHKALKALQLLPVSTEQDPGATHIIWRSYDKVGMAKIIADYANDFPRADIGGTEHSSPVKDIGASYGYSVKEIRRAQKAGISLDTKRAEAARRAIDEKQDSIAWKGDAKAKLPGFWNAEGITEYVAANNAGGTSKAWADKTADEMVADFSGLVSAGPESTNGIEQPDTVILPLSLYLKLQNTPYGSNRDKTVLGFIRENFPQITRIDWVADLATAGAGGVSRVVAYARDPMKVEVQIPQRFEQMPPQLNGMVYDIPCLQSTGGTIVYYPMSVVFCDGL, encoded by the coding sequence ATGCCTGAACAGAATATGAGACTCGATGCTAACGAACAGGTGTTCTTTGACAACCAGCTTGCTCTTGTCAAGAGCCGCACCTACGACGTGCAGCACAAGGCCCTCAAGGCCTTACAGCTTCTCCCGGTGTCCACTGAACAGGATCCGGGCGCAACCCACATCATTTGGCGTTCTTACGACAAGGTGGGCATGGCAAAAATTATCGCCGACTATGCAAACGACTTCCCGCGCGCAGACATTGGCGGTACGGAACACTCCAGCCCGGTCAAGGACATCGGCGCTTCCTACGGCTACTCCGTCAAGGAAATCCGCCGCGCACAGAAGGCTGGCATTTCTCTCGACACCAAGCGTGCAGAAGCCGCCCGACGTGCTATCGACGAAAAGCAGGACTCCATCGCTTGGAAGGGTGACGCAAAGGCCAAGCTTCCGGGTTTCTGGAATGCCGAAGGCATCACTGAATACGTTGCCGCAAACAATGCCGGCGGTACGTCCAAGGCATGGGCCGACAAAACCGCAGACGAAATGGTCGCCGACTTCTCCGGCCTCGTTTCCGCAGGTCCGGAATCCACCAACGGCATCGAACAGCCGGATACGGTTATCCTTCCGTTGTCGCTCTACTTGAAGCTCCAGAACACGCCTTACGGTTCCAACCGCGACAAGACCGTTCTCGGCTTCATCCGCGAAAACTTCCCGCAGATTACCCGCATCGACTGGGTTGCCGACCTCGCTACAGCAGGTGCAGGCGGTGTGTCCCGCGTTGTCGCATACGCACGCGACCCGATGAAGGTCGAAGTGCAGATTCCGCAGCGCTTCGAACAGATGCCGCCGCAGCTCAACGGCATGGTGTACGACATCCCGTGCTTGCAGTCTACCGGTGGTACCATCGTGTACTACCCGATGTCCGTCGTGTTCTGCGACGGTCTCTAA
- a CDS encoding ParB N-terminal domain-containing protein → MKDSRTTQSASRLQKAQTVKIMRSEIDLDDFNPRTISDSNRKRLKKSIEKFGWIGAPVFNRRTGHIVGGHQRLSALDSLMGKADYELDVIEVDLSEREELKLNVALNNTDMQGEYDFGAINSLCKEFDIDPVNDLLFSEELASVEFPDFDCSDAGFGSVPKKEVSEEEKEEYRAARRDRAEKHRKHDEEFGNYNIDELKGVLTVVFKSESDKRMFMSSHGLPEEKRAVSFDDLKQMMNGEL, encoded by the coding sequence ATGAAAGATTCAAGAACGACCCAGAGTGCATCGCGCTTACAAAAGGCGCAGACCGTTAAGATTATGAGGTCGGAAATCGACCTCGACGATTTCAACCCTCGCACAATTTCGGATAGCAACAGGAAAAGGCTGAAAAAATCCATCGAGAAGTTCGGCTGGATCGGTGCTCCCGTTTTCAACAGGCGTACCGGACACATCGTTGGCGGTCACCAGAGACTGTCCGCGCTCGATTCGCTGATGGGGAAGGCCGATTACGAGCTTGACGTTATCGAGGTCGATTTGAGCGAAAGGGAGGAGCTCAAGCTTAACGTCGCGCTGAACAATACGGACATGCAGGGCGAATACGACTTCGGGGCCATCAATTCATTATGCAAGGAATTTGACATCGACCCGGTGAACGACCTTCTATTTTCCGAAGAGCTCGCTTCCGTCGAGTTCCCAGACTTCGACTGTTCGGACGCCGGATTTGGAAGCGTCCCGAAGAAAGAAGTTTCCGAGGAGGAAAAGGAAGAGTACAGGGCCGCAAGGCGTGACCGTGCAGAAAAACACCGCAAGCACGACGAAGAATTCGGAAACTACAACATCGACGAGCTGAAGGGCGTCCTTACGGTCGTATTCAAGAGCGAAAGCGACAAGAGGATGTTCATGTCGTCGCACGGATTGCCGGAAGAAAAAAGGGCCGTCTCTTTCGACGACCTTAAACAAATGATGAACGGCGAATTATAG
- a CDS encoding site-specific DNA-methyltransferase, whose protein sequence is MDNEWHKYDMHLYRDSFQNYKVYQIPKAQLIIADVPYNLGTNAYGSNPSWYVDGDNKNGESEKAGKKFFNSENEFRPAEFMHFCSKMLVKEPKEKGKAPCMILFCEFEQQFKFIELGKKYGLPNYINLVFRKDFSAQVLKANMKVVGNCEYGIIFYRDKLPKFNNNGKMIFNCMDWKRDTETPKIHPTQKPVQLLEKLISIFTDEGETVIDPCCGSGSTLLAAQKMSRKSFGFEVDRNFFNAAKDKVLASFEPDMFQMLKYENSIMNPPFKGGNK, encoded by the coding sequence ATGGACAACGAATGGCATAAATACGATATGCACCTTTATCGGGACTCATTCCAGAACTACAAGGTGTACCAAATACCGAAGGCGCAGCTCATCATCGCTGACGTGCCATACAACCTCGGCACGAACGCATACGGTTCTAATCCGTCATGGTACGTGGATGGAGACAACAAGAACGGTGAAAGCGAAAAGGCTGGCAAAAAGTTTTTCAACTCCGAAAACGAATTTAGACCGGCAGAATTTATGCACTTTTGCAGCAAGATGCTTGTCAAGGAGCCGAAAGAAAAAGGGAAGGCTCCCTGCATGATTCTGTTCTGCGAGTTCGAGCAACAATTCAAGTTCATCGAACTTGGCAAAAAATACGGGCTCCCCAACTACATCAATCTTGTGTTCCGCAAGGACTTTTCCGCGCAGGTGCTCAAGGCGAACATGAAGGTGGTCGGAAATTGTGAATATGGGATTATTTTTTACCGCGACAAGTTGCCGAAATTCAACAACAACGGAAAGATGATTTTCAACTGCATGGACTGGAAACGCGATACAGAAACGCCGAAAATCCACCCTACACAAAAGCCAGTCCAGCTCCTTGAGAAGTTAATAAGCATCTTTACTGACGAAGGCGAAACCGTCATCGACCCCTGCTGCGGAAGCGGTAGCACGTTGCTTGCGGCACAGAAAATGAGCCGTAAATCGTTCGGGTTCGAGGTTGACCGCAACTTTTTTAACGCGGCAAAGGACAAGGTTCTAGCGAGTTTTGAGCCCGATATGTTCCAAATGCTCAAGTACGAGAACTCAATCATGAATCCGCCGTTCAAAGGTGGTAACAAATGA
- a CDS encoding phage protein, producing the protein MADLTVKTYDPKQVVITFGVIPISGYADGTFVSVNRSGDAFTKKKGAAGDVERVNKNQGDFEVTVTLLQTAAVNAELSAALAADQLTNAGVFPLTIKDLLGNTLFFAPQAWIRKDPEWEDGDDTNSRAWVFDTGIGSNLVGGN; encoded by the coding sequence ATGGCAGACTTGACCGTAAAGACTTACGACCCGAAGCAGGTCGTCATTACATTCGGCGTAATTCCAATCAGCGGTTATGCCGATGGAACGTTTGTTTCCGTCAACCGCTCGGGCGATGCTTTCACCAAGAAAAAGGGCGCAGCCGGAGATGTCGAACGCGTGAACAAGAACCAGGGCGATTTCGAAGTCACAGTTACGCTCTTGCAGACAGCGGCTGTCAATGCCGAACTGTCCGCAGCTCTCGCCGCAGACCAGCTCACCAACGCGGGCGTTTTCCCGCTCACTATCAAGGACCTGCTCGGCAATACGTTGTTCTTTGCTCCGCAGGCCTGGATCCGCAAGGACCCGGAATGGGAAGATGGTGACGATACGAACAGCCGTGCATGGGTCTTTGACACCGGCATCGGTTCAAACCTCGTCGGAGGTAACTAG